From the genome of Ornithobacterium rhinotracheale, one region includes:
- the infB gene encoding translation initiation factor IF-2 has protein sequence MPKSYRLNKVIKELNITVNIAADFLASKGIEIERNLNTKIEQDIYDVLVKQFQADRKLKEAAEEVDINKLRRQEQKERELRLQEEKKREELRKKEAEKLKKEKEEAERKAHEEAEKRARIKAQQEEEQKALEETKKREEEAAKEEATEDKTLFGRKKLSGIKTLGKIDLSPKTEKSKKAEKSKPKAKEEAKPETPKVQQPKAEPAKEEKQPQPEVPATPAQEEPQVIETKYKKLEGITKVGKIDLSVFEDKKKKEKKGDGDKGAKRKRKRIRKNAKPETATAGGNNNKGGGNRRGKKPAKKDVSELTEEEVQKQIKETLEKLTNKGNKKTNKGAKHRREKRKFRREQEEQELQQQAEDKVLNVTEFVSVSEIASLMDVSVMDIISACMSLGVMVTMNQRLDANTIELVADEFGFDVNFTDAEIEEAIVDIEEDNEEDLQVRAPIVTVMGHVDHGKTSLLDYIREENVIAGESGGITQHIGAYAVQLENGKKITFLDTPGHEAFTAMRARGAQITDIAIIVIAADDQIMPQTEEAISHAQAAGVPMIFAINKIDKPTANPDKVKEQLANMNLLVEDWGGQIQSQDISAKTGQNVEELLEKVLLEAEMLELKANPNREASGTVVEAALDKGRGYVSTIVVQNGTLRVGDYVLAGSNHGKVRAMLNERGTNVKEAGPSTPVTILGLDGAPTAGDKFRVFEDEREAKQLASKREQLQREQTIRTQKHITLDEIGRRIALGDFQELNIVLKGDVDGSVEALTDSLQKLSTDEIHVNILHKGVGQITESDVLLASASDAVIIGFNVRPNASARNIAEKEEVEIRTYSIIYDAINEVKEAMEGMLSPELKEEVIGNVEIRQTFKISKVGTIAGCMVLDGKITRNSSVRIIRDGVVVHTGELASLKRYKDDVKEVTKGYECGLNIKNYNDIHEGDVIEVYVINEVKKKLK, from the coding sequence ATGCCCAAATCTTACAGACTAAATAAAGTTATCAAAGAACTAAATATCACTGTTAACATAGCAGCCGATTTCCTCGCCTCCAAAGGCATTGAAATCGAGCGAAATCTTAACACCAAAATAGAACAGGATATTTATGATGTCTTGGTGAAACAATTCCAAGCAGACCGCAAGCTCAAAGAAGCCGCTGAGGAAGTAGACATCAATAAACTACGACGCCAAGAGCAAAAAGAAAGAGAGCTACGCCTACAAGAAGAGAAAAAACGAGAAGAGCTAAGAAAAAAAGAGGCAGAAAAGCTCAAAAAAGAAAAAGAAGAGGCGGAGAGAAAAGCACACGAGGAAGCAGAAAAGCGAGCACGCATCAAGGCACAGCAAGAAGAGGAACAAAAAGCCTTGGAAGAAACCAAGAAACGCGAAGAAGAAGCTGCGAAAGAAGAAGCTACAGAAGATAAAACCCTTTTTGGAAGAAAGAAACTTTCTGGCATCAAGACTTTGGGTAAAATAGACCTCTCTCCAAAAACAGAAAAATCTAAAAAAGCAGAAAAATCAAAGCCTAAAGCAAAAGAAGAAGCTAAACCTGAAACGCCAAAAGTGCAGCAACCAAAAGCAGAGCCTGCCAAAGAGGAAAAACAACCCCAGCCAGAAGTCCCTGCAACACCTGCACAAGAAGAACCTCAAGTGATTGAAACTAAGTATAAAAAACTAGAAGGAATCACTAAAGTAGGAAAAATAGACCTCTCTGTTTTTGAAGATAAAAAGAAAAAAGAGAAGAAAGGCGACGGAGATAAAGGAGCTAAGCGCAAACGAAAAAGAATTCGTAAAAACGCAAAACCAGAAACTGCTACAGCAGGAGGAAACAATAACAAAGGAGGTGGAAACCGCAGAGGTAAGAAACCAGCTAAAAAAGATGTTTCTGAACTGACTGAAGAAGAAGTACAAAAGCAAATCAAAGAAACCCTTGAAAAACTAACCAACAAGGGGAATAAGAAAACCAATAAAGGAGCTAAACACCGTAGAGAGAAAAGAAAATTCCGTAGAGAGCAAGAGGAACAAGAACTACAACAACAGGCAGAAGACAAAGTGCTTAATGTTACAGAGTTCGTTTCCGTAAGCGAAATCGCCTCTCTTATGGATGTCTCCGTAATGGATATCATTTCGGCATGTATGTCGCTAGGAGTTATGGTAACGATGAACCAGCGTCTAGATGCCAATACGATAGAATTAGTAGCAGACGAATTTGGTTTTGATGTAAACTTTACTGATGCCGAGATAGAAGAGGCTATCGTAGATATAGAAGAAGATAACGAAGAAGATTTACAAGTGCGTGCCCCAATCGTAACAGTTATGGGACATGTGGACCATGGTAAAACATCGTTGCTAGACTACATTCGTGAAGAGAATGTAATTGCTGGAGAATCAGGAGGGATCACTCAGCACATCGGGGCTTATGCAGTGCAACTTGAAAACGGTAAAAAAATCACATTTTTGGACACCCCAGGCCACGAGGCGTTTACCGCAATGCGTGCCCGTGGTGCTCAAATCACCGATATTGCGATTATCGTAATTGCAGCAGATGATCAAATCATGCCACAGACAGAGGAAGCCATAAGCCACGCACAAGCAGCGGGAGTACCTATGATTTTTGCAATCAACAAAATTGATAAGCCAACGGCTAACCCAGATAAAGTAAAAGAACAATTAGCCAATATGAATTTATTGGTAGAAGATTGGGGAGGGCAAATTCAATCACAAGACATTTCAGCAAAAACAGGACAAAATGTAGAAGAATTACTTGAAAAAGTACTTCTAGAAGCCGAAATGCTCGAATTGAAAGCCAATCCAAACCGTGAAGCAAGTGGAACCGTAGTAGAAGCTGCCTTGGATAAAGGTAGAGGATATGTATCTACCATTGTAGTACAAAACGGTACTTTGCGTGTAGGAGATTATGTACTAGCAGGTAGTAACCACGGAAAAGTAAGAGCAATGCTCAACGAGCGTGGAACTAATGTAAAAGAGGCTGGACCATCAACACCAGTTACCATTTTAGGACTGGACGGAGCACCTACCGCGGGAGATAAATTCCGTGTGTTTGAGGATGAAAGAGAAGCTAAACAATTAGCAAGCAAGCGTGAGCAATTGCAGCGTGAGCAAACCATCAGAACTCAAAAACACATTACCCTTGATGAGATTGGACGAAGAATCGCATTGGGAGACTTCCAAGAGCTTAACATCGTATTGAAAGGAGATGTGGATGGATCTGTAGAAGCCCTTACCGATTCATTGCAAAAACTTTCTACCGACGAAATCCATGTAAACATCTTGCACAAAGGTGTGGGACAAATTACAGAATCAGATGTATTACTGGCATCAGCATCAGATGCGGTAATTATTGGATTTAATGTAAGGCCAAATGCTTCCGCAAGAAATATTGCAGAGAAAGAAGAGGTAGAAATCAGAACTTATTCAATCATCTACGATGCCATCAACGAAGTGAAAGAAGCTATGGAAGGTATGCTTTCTCCAGAGTTGAAAGAAGAAGTCATAGGTAATGTAGAAATCCGTCAGACATTCAAGATCTCTAAAGTGGGAACCATTGCAGGGTGTATGGTGTTGGACGGTAAGATCACGAGAAACTCTAGCGTGCGAATCATTCGCGACGGAGTTGTAGTACACACCGGAGAGCTCGCCAGCTTAAAACGCTATAAAGATGATGTGAAAGAAGTAACCAAAGGTTACGAATGTGGATTGAATATTAAAAACTATAATGATATTCACGAAGGTGATGTTATTGAGGTGTATGTAATCAATGAAGTGAAGAAGAAATTAAAATAA
- the nusA gene encoding transcription termination factor NusA has product MNNQALIESFAEFKDVKNINKETLMAIIVDSLRLVLRKKYGSDENFDIIVNPDKGGLQIYHNRVVVEDDELEDENAEITLSDAKKIALDYEVGEEVSEEIFIEDLGRREILTLSQHIKSKIIEHDNANIYEKFKDLEGEIVSGEVHHIRKGRHVIIVDDEQNEMILPKDQQIPSDFFKKGETIRAVVHEVVLRGNKPQVIISRTDNAFMERLFEQEIPEIFDGLITIKRVAREPGDKAKVAVESYDDRIDPVGACVGMRGSRIHTIVRELRNENIDVINYTSNPELMVQRALAPAQVNRVEIDQDKNRVSVYVEAEEVSKAIGARGVNVRLASKIIDMEIDVFRDGLQDEDVELTEFNDEIEQYIIDEFKKIGLDTAKSILEQDISDLVEHVDLEEETILHVIEILKEEFKD; this is encoded by the coding sequence ATGAACAACCAAGCTCTTATAGAATCTTTTGCTGAGTTCAAAGATGTTAAAAACATCAATAAGGAAACCCTTATGGCAATTATCGTAGACTCGTTAAGGCTCGTTTTGAGAAAAAAATACGGGTCTGATGAGAATTTTGACATCATCGTAAACCCAGACAAAGGAGGTTTGCAGATTTATCACAACCGCGTGGTGGTAGAAGACGATGAATTGGAAGATGAAAATGCCGAGATTACACTCTCTGATGCTAAAAAAATTGCTCTCGATTACGAAGTGGGCGAAGAGGTATCCGAAGAAATCTTTATCGAAGACCTAGGGCGCCGCGAAATCCTCACCCTGAGCCAGCATATAAAAAGCAAAATCATAGAGCATGATAATGCAAATATTTACGAAAAATTTAAAGACTTAGAAGGCGAAATCGTGAGTGGTGAGGTACACCACATTCGCAAAGGGCGCCACGTAATCATTGTAGATGATGAGCAAAATGAAATGATTTTGCCCAAAGACCAGCAAATCCCATCTGATTTCTTTAAAAAAGGGGAAACTATCCGCGCCGTGGTGCACGAAGTAGTCCTGAGAGGAAACAAGCCCCAAGTCATCATTTCAAGAACGGACAACGCCTTTATGGAAAGGCTCTTTGAACAAGAAATCCCTGAAATCTTTGATGGCCTTATCACCATCAAAAGAGTAGCCAGAGAGCCAGGCGACAAGGCAAAGGTAGCCGTGGAATCTTATGATGATAGAATCGACCCTGTGGGCGCTTGTGTGGGTATGAGAGGCTCTAGAATCCACACCATTGTTAGAGAATTGAGAAATGAGAATATCGATGTAATCAACTACACCTCTAACCCTGAACTTATGGTGCAAAGAGCCCTCGCGCCAGCCCAAGTGAACCGCGTAGAGATAGACCAAGATAAAAACAGAGTTTCTGTGTATGTAGAGGCAGAGGAAGTCTCCAAAGCCATCGGCGCCAGAGGTGTAAATGTACGCCTAGCCTCCAAAATCATTGATATGGAAATCGATGTATTCCGCGATGGATTGCAGGACGAAGATGTGGAGCTCACTGAATTTAATGATGAAATCGAGCAATACATCATCGATGAGTTTAAGAAAATTGGACTAGATACCGCCAAAAGCATACTAGAACAAGATATTAGCGACCTCGTGGAGCACGTAGACCTAGAAGAAGAAACCATTTTGCACGTTATCGAGATACTTAAAGAAGAATTTAAGGACTGA